Proteins encoded in a region of the Streptomyces sp. NBC_01460 genome:
- a CDS encoding FAD-dependent monooxygenase codes for MAERTDVLIVGGSMVGLAQALFLAQQGIRSILVERHAHISAHPRAQAASPRTMELMRALGLEQKVRAQENPHAQYGDILQVESLTGRELGRFDGPFRHDPNEVSTTGWTLIGQDRFEPLLRAKAEELGADIRFATEMVRYEQDADGVTAVLRDVRSGEENTVRAPYMVAADGFRSTVREGLGIGTHGQGVFGRQMNVIFHAALDEYVADRRFFLCFVSNDKVKGVLGRLDDADRWVLAPSLPPQETHAEYSEEDCVEMVRAAVGVPDLEVAVESSTSWEVAARIADRFRSGRVFLTGDAAHVMPPTGGFGGNMGVQDAHNLAWKLASVLRGQAGAELLDTYEQERVPVAEFTVEQGVIRYLQRSGLDEEVAARHRPETTVLFGHAYRSGAVLPESGGDEGPLVEDPTQPSGRPGTRAPHFQLRAGGADTPLHDLLKGGWWLLAGPDAGLWERAAGQVSRLTGLVFDFHEVGGEEPVEVTEGFLKKYGITTGGAVLVRPDGFVAWRSVEQPADPAVELSAAVQLLLGRSA; via the coding sequence GTGGCGGAGCGAACCGACGTACTGATCGTGGGCGGCAGCATGGTGGGCCTGGCGCAGGCCCTGTTCCTGGCCCAGCAGGGCATCCGGTCGATCCTTGTGGAACGCCATGCGCACATCTCGGCACATCCGCGGGCCCAGGCTGCGAGCCCCCGCACGATGGAGCTGATGCGTGCGCTGGGCTTGGAGCAGAAGGTGCGCGCGCAGGAGAATCCGCATGCCCAGTACGGCGACATCCTGCAGGTGGAGTCGCTCACGGGCCGCGAGCTGGGCCGTTTCGACGGGCCGTTCCGTCACGATCCGAACGAGGTCAGTACGACCGGATGGACCTTGATAGGGCAGGACCGCTTCGAGCCCCTGTTGCGTGCCAAGGCCGAGGAGCTGGGGGCGGACATCCGCTTCGCCACCGAGATGGTGCGCTACGAGCAGGACGCCGACGGGGTCACCGCTGTGCTGCGGGATGTGCGGAGCGGCGAAGAGAACACTGTCCGCGCCCCGTACATGGTGGCGGCGGACGGCTTTCGCAGCACTGTCCGCGAGGGGCTGGGAATCGGCACGCACGGTCAGGGTGTCTTCGGTCGCCAGATGAACGTCATCTTCCACGCGGCGCTCGACGAGTACGTGGCGGACCGCCGGTTCTTCCTCTGCTTCGTCAGCAACGACAAGGTCAAGGGCGTACTCGGCCGGCTCGACGACGCGGACCGCTGGGTGCTGGCGCCGAGCTTGCCTCCGCAGGAGACCCACGCCGAGTACTCCGAGGAGGACTGCGTCGAGATGGTGCGCGCCGCGGTCGGCGTGCCGGATCTGGAGGTGGCCGTCGAGTCGAGCACCAGCTGGGAGGTCGCCGCGCGCATCGCTGACCGGTTCCGCTCCGGACGGGTGTTCCTGACCGGGGACGCGGCCCACGTGATGCCACCCACAGGTGGGTTCGGCGGCAACATGGGGGTGCAGGACGCGCACAACCTGGCGTGGAAGCTGGCGTCGGTCCTGCGCGGGCAGGCCGGTGCCGAACTCTTGGACACCTACGAGCAGGAGCGGGTCCCGGTCGCGGAGTTCACCGTCGAGCAGGGCGTGATCCGCTATCTGCAGCGCAGCGGTCTGGACGAGGAGGTCGCGGCCCGGCACCGGCCGGAGACCACTGTGCTGTTCGGTCATGCCTACCGTTCGGGCGCGGTGCTGCCGGAGTCCGGCGGGGACGAAGGCCCCCTGGTGGAGGACCCGACCCAGCCGTCGGGGCGTCCCGGCACCCGGGCACCGCACTTCCAGCTGCGGGCCGGCGGCGCCGACACCCCGCTGCACGACCTGCTCAAGGGCGGCTGGTGGCTGCTGGCCGGTCCCGATGCCGGGTTGTGGGAGCGGGCGGCCGGACAGGTGTCCCGGCTCACCGGCCTCGTCTTCGACTTTCACGAAGTGGGCGGGGAGGAGCCGGTCGAGGTGACCGAGGGCTTCCTGAAGAAGTACGGGATCACGACCGGCGGCGCCGTGCTCGTCCGCCCGGACGGGTTCGTGGCCTGGCGCTCGGTCGAACAGCCCGCGGACCCGGCGGTCGAGCTGTCAGCCGCCGTTCAGCTGCTGCTCGGGCGCTCGGCCTGA